From Longimicrobium sp.:
GACCGGATCGTCCCCGAGGCGCCGGGCGTGGAGCACCTCCTCGTGCCCGTCGTCGCGTATCGCGCGCTCCCGCCGCGCCGCCGGCCGCGCAGCTTCTGCCCGGTGTGCCTGGAGCGGGTCTGGCTCAAGCTGGGAGCGCGCAACCGCCCCCACTACGCGCACCTGGCCGGCTCCGAGTGCGCCGCCGCCCGGGGCGAGGGGGCGCTGCACCACGCCGCCAAGGTGCACCTGGCCGAGCAGCTCGGGCGGGGCGGGCCGCTGCGCGTGCGCCCCGTCTGCCACCGCGTGCCGCAGGAGCGGAGCACGGAGCGCTGCACCGCCGCCCCCGAGAACACGTGGCCGCTGGAGTGGGACGAAGTGCGCGTGGAGCACTCCCTTCCCTCCCTGCGCGCCGACCTGGTGCTCCTGCGCGGCGGCGCCATCGTGGCGGCCGTGGAGGTCTACGCATCGCACGCGGTGGACGACGATAAGGCCGCCAAGTACCGCACCCTTGGGCTCCCCTGGATCGAGGTCCCCGCGCGCGGCGTCCTCCCAGACCACGGCGACGCGTGGACGCCGGACGATCCCCTCCCCCTCCTGGGCGACAGCCGCCTCCATCCGCAGGTGTGGCGCTGCCCGCGCCACGAGGGGCTGTACCGGGGGCTGCTGGAGTACGAGCGCAACGGCACCCACCGCGTGGCGCGCCGCCAGGTGCACGTCTACCGCGCCAACGCCGGCCGCAGCTCGGGCGAGAACCGCTGCCGCGCGGTGGGGATCTCCATGATGGAGCGGCGCGAGGAGGGTGAGGCCGCCGAGTCGTGGCTGGAGCGCGACGACAGCGGCGCGCGCATCGGCTCCCCCGTGCTGGGCGCCGACCGCGCCGAGACGCGGCGCATCCTGCACGAGCAGTTCGGCGCGTGGGCGCGCGGGATGCGCGGCGCGCAGGGTGCCGTGCTGGACAGCCCCATGCGCTGGCTGGAAGCCGCCGAAGCCCCACCCGCCTCCGGCCACGCCTACCCGCAGCGCCTGCGCTGGGACGCGCACGCCGAGACCTTTCGCGGCCCGCCGGAGCTTCCGCAGCTCGCCTGGCCCGCGCTCCCCGCCGTTCCCGGCGCGCCGCACCCGGTCCTCGGCCGCTCGCCGCACTGCTGGACCGAGACGCACCGCAGGGGGCCCATCGTCCACGCGGTCGACGGCCCCGTCTGGCTGACCCTGGTCGCGCACGCATGGACGGACGCGCAGGGCCCCGCCATCCGCGCCGACGTCGCCGCGTACGTCCACGACGGCGGCCGCTGGCGCACCGTGGAAGGCGCCCCCTTCACCGCCACCCTCCGCGCGTCCGATCCGCCCTGGCACACGCTCCTCCCCGCCATCGCCCGCGCCCTCGCCCCGCTCGACCCCGACTCGCTGCTGGACGGCGCCGCCGTGCGCGAAGCCGTGGCGGCCCAGATCGGAAACTGACCTGACAAAAAAGAGCCTCACGCGGAGGCGCGGAGACGCGGAGGTGCTTTCCCCGCGCCTCCGCGTCTCCGCGTGAGGCCTGCTGTTCCTGCGTTACGAGCTTAGCGCCCGCCGCCCGGGAACCACGAGATGCCGATGTTGATGCGGGCCGTCGTCGCGTCGATGCCGTCGTCGGTGGTCACCGACTCGCCGCCGATCTTGAGCGTGTCCAGCTCGCCCATGGTGAAGCGCACGTTGGCGTCCAGCGCCAGCTTCGGGCTGAAGAAGTAGTTGAGCCCCGCCGCGCCCGTGAAGCCGGTGCCGGAGATCGTCACGTCGTCGCCGCTCTCCTCGTCCTCGTCCACCAGCGCGATGCTGGAGATGCCGAGCTCCAGGTACGGCACGAGCGCGCTCGCCGGGTTGGCGATCGAGAAGCGCCCCGCCAGGTCGGCGTGGCCCAGCCCGAAGTCGCCACCGTCGGAGCTGACGTTGGCGCCGGTGAGGTTGATGAGAAGGCCGAACTGCGGAGTGAAGTTGTACCCCGCCGTCAGGCTGATCCCGGCGCCGTTCTCGCGCTCGCTCTCGAGGCCGGTCTCTTCGTCCTCTACGTCCACTTTGACGGAGGAGCCGTTGAGCGCGGCGCCGAGGTGGAAGCCGGCGGTGGTGGAACGGGCCTGCGACGCGGCATCGGTGGCGCCGGCGGCGAGCGCGAACAGGGAGATCGCGAACATGGAACGAACGGTCATGCTATTCTCCATCCGGAGTGAGGGTGTGCGGGCGGTCGCCCGCGGTGTTCCGCGGCAGCCATGCGCGGCCGCGGAAACGATGTGCGGAAGGCCGGCTCAGGCGCCGAAGTCCTTCCAGTCCTGGTCGTAGTAGCGCACGAGCACCGGGTCGTCCAGCCGGTTCACGGCCGCCTGCACGGGGCGCATGTCGGCCGGAAAGTCGAAGAGCGCGGGCACGCCGCTCGGCGTCAGGAAGCGCAGGCCCGCGGGGAGCGCGGACGGCGGCGCGTACTCGCCGCGCCCCGCCAGGATGAAGCCCCACTCGCCGAACGACGGCACGTACAGGTGATACGGACGGGTGCGGAAGCCGGCGTCGCGCAGGGTGGCGTCGATGCTCCAGAAGGCGCGCCGCGCGAACATCGGCGACGTGCTCTGCACCACGGCGAGCCCGTCGCGGCTCATCCGGCGCGCCAGCAGACGGTAGAACGCGCTGGTGTACAGCTTTCCGACAGCGTAGTTGGACGGGTCCGGGAAGTCGGCCACCACGAAGTCGAACATCTCCTCCGTGCGCGCCAGCCACTGGAAGGCGTCCTCGTTCACCACCCGCACCCGCGGCGACTTCAGCGAGCCCGCGTTGAGCTCCGTGAGCACCGGGTGCGTGGCGAAGAGGCGCGTCATCTCGGGGTCCAGGTCCACCAGCGTCACCTGCTGCACGCCGGGGTAGCGCAGCACCTCGCGCACCGCCAGCCCGTCGCCGCCGCCCAGGACCAGGACGCGCCGCGCGCCGGGGAGCGCCGCCAGACCCGGGTGCACCAGCGCCTCGTGGTAGCGGTACTCGTCGCGCGAGGAGAACTGGAGGTGGCCGTTGAGGAAGAGCCGCAAGTCGTCCTTCCACGCCGTCAGGACGATGCGCTGGTAGCGCGAGTCGCGCGTGAAGACGATCTCGTCCGCGTAGATGCTCCTCTCCGCCGCGCGCGTCAGCCGCTCGGCGCCTATGAAGCCGGCGCAGAGCAGCGCGATGACGGCCACGCACACCCCCTGCAGCGCTCTTCTCTCCACCAGCACCTCGCGAAAGAGGTGCGTGGACCAGAGCGCGACCCCCGCGTTCACGATCCCGAACGCGATCGCCGACCTCACCAGCCCGAGCTGCGGCACCAGGACGGCGGGGAAGAGGAGCGACGCCCCCAGTGCCCCAATGTAGTCCCAGGCGAGGACGTTGGCGACGACGTCCTTGAACTC
This genomic window contains:
- a CDS encoding competence protein CoiA family protein; this encodes DRIVPEAPGVEHLLVPVVAYRALPPRRRPRSFCPVCLERVWLKLGARNRPHYAHLAGSECAAARGEGALHHAAKVHLAEQLGRGGPLRVRPVCHRVPQERSTERCTAAPENTWPLEWDEVRVEHSLPSLRADLVLLRGGAIVAAVEVYASHAVDDDKAAKYRTLGLPWIEVPARGVLPDHGDAWTPDDPLPLLGDSRLHPQVWRCPRHEGLYRGLLEYERNGTHRVARRQVHVYRANAGRSSGENRCRAVGISMMERREEGEAAESWLERDDSGARIGSPVLGADRAETRRILHEQFGAWARGMRGAQGAVLDSPMRWLEAAEAPPASGHAYPQRLRWDAHAETFRGPPELPQLAWPALPAVPGAPHPVLGRSPHCWTETHRRGPIVHAVDGPVWLTLVAHAWTDAQGPAIRADVAAYVHDGGRWRTVEGAPFTATLRASDPPWHTLLPAIARALAPLDPDSLLDGAAVREAVAAQIGN
- a CDS encoding polyamine aminopropyltransferase encodes the protein MEGADRGAQHRPRHPHGLGGDRLRHRHQRGDRRLSTRASTAGAQGSAAALFLTVLLIAACGLVYELVAGALSSYLLGDSVTQFSTVIGTYLAAMGVGSWVSRYVTRGLVERFVATELLVAVVGGFSSAALFLAFAYTDSFRVLLYALVAVIGALVGLEIPLLMRILKGRFEFKDVVANVLAWDYIGALGASLLFPAVLVPQLGLVRSAIAFGIVNAGVALWSTHLFREVLVERRALQGVCVAVIALLCAGFIGAERLTRAAERSIYADEIVFTRDSRYQRIVLTAWKDDLRLFLNGHLQFSSRDEYRYHEALVHPGLAALPGARRVLVLGGGDGLAVREVLRYPGVQQVTLVDLDPEMTRLFATHPVLTELNAGSLKSPRVRVVNEDAFQWLARTEEMFDFVVADFPDPSNYAVGKLYTSAFYRLLARRMSRDGLAVVQSTSPMFARRAFWSIDATLRDAGFRTRPYHLYVPSFGEWGFILAGRGEYAPPSALPAGLRFLTPSGVPALFDFPADMRPVQAAVNRLDDPVLVRYYDQDWKDFGA
- a CDS encoding outer membrane beta-barrel protein: MTVRSMFAISLFALAAGATDAASQARSTTAGFHLGAALNGSSVKVDVEDEETGLESERENGAGISLTAGYNFTPQFGLLINLTGANVSSDGGDFGLGHADLAGRFSIANPASALVPYLELGISSIALVDEDEESGDDVTISGTGFTGAAGLNYFFSPKLALDANVRFTMGELDTLKIGGESVTTDDGIDATTARINIGISWFPGGGR